A genomic window from Rhizobium sp. EC-SD404 includes:
- a CDS encoding enoyl-CoA hydratase, with amino-acid sequence MAYETIKVETRDRVAIVTLNRPDALNALNSTVMTELIDATEGFDRDAGIGAIVITGSEKAFAAGADIKEMQSLTFVDNYLGDFIGGWDAIARTRKPKIAAVSGYALGGGCELAMLCDFIIASDTAKFGQPEITLGVIPGMGGTQRLTRAVGKAKAMDLCLTGRMMDAEEAERSGLVARVVPAGDLLEVAIKAAQKIASFPLPAVMMAKETVDRAFESTLGEGLRFERRVFHSLFATEDQKEGMAAFSEKRKPVFKNR; translated from the coding sequence ATGGCCTACGAAACGATCAAGGTGGAGACGCGCGATCGTGTGGCGATCGTGACTTTGAACAGGCCCGATGCCCTCAATGCTTTGAACTCCACCGTAATGACCGAGCTGATCGACGCAACCGAAGGCTTCGATCGCGATGCCGGCATCGGGGCGATCGTCATCACCGGTTCGGAAAAGGCCTTTGCCGCCGGTGCCGACATCAAGGAAATGCAATCGCTCACCTTCGTCGACAATTATCTCGGCGACTTCATCGGTGGCTGGGATGCCATTGCGCGCACCCGCAAGCCGAAGATCGCCGCCGTTTCGGGCTATGCGCTGGGCGGAGGCTGCGAACTGGCCATGCTCTGCGATTTCATCATCGCCTCCGATACCGCCAAATTCGGCCAGCCGGAGATCACGCTCGGGGTCATCCCTGGAATGGGCGGGACACAGCGCCTCACGCGCGCGGTCGGCAAGGCCAAGGCGATGGATCTGTGTTTGACCGGCCGCATGATGGACGCCGAAGAAGCCGAGCGCTCAGGGCTTGTCGCCCGGGTCGTGCCAGCCGGTGATCTTCTCGAGGTGGCGATCAAAGCCGCCCAGAAGATCGCATCCTTTCCGCTGCCGGCCGTGATGATGGCCAAGGAAACGGTCGACCGCGCCTTCGAAAGCACGCTCGGCGAGGGTTTGCGCTTCGAACGCCGGGTGTTCCACTCTCTGTTCGCGACAGAAGATCAGAAGGAAGGCATGGCGGCCTTTAGCGAAAAGCGGAAGCCCGTCTTCAAGAACCGCTAG
- the dnaA gene encoding chromosomal replication initiator protein DnaA yields MQSTPASVAQGGDWNARKDVEDTSSSDLNPQQRNEGDEMVHDAQFERVRARLKAQLGQEIFASWFGRLKVDSTSKSVVRLSVPTTFLKSWIQNRYLELICKLYQEENAEILRVEIVVRSATRASRPIIGQNTGEAAGAAQIGNAMNPVHIRIPSAGPAPASSRRPAPGSNPVVGSPLDARYTFESFIEGSSNRVALAAAKTIAEAGAGAVRFNPLFVHSSVGLGKTHLLQAIASAALASPRNPRVVYLTAEYFMWRFASAIRDNDALSFKDALRNIDLLIIDDMQFLQGKSIQNEFCHLLNMLLDSAKQVVVAADRAPWELESLDARVRSRLQGGVAIEMEGPDYEMRLEILQQRLAAAQAEDPSVDIPLPILDHVARHITASGRELEGAFNQLLFRRSFEPNLTIERVDEFLGHLVNAGEPKRVRIEDIQRVVARHYNVSRQELVSNRRTRVIVKPRQIAMYLAKTLTPRSFPEIGRRFGGRDHTTVLHAVRKIEDLIGKDTKLSHEVELLKRLINE; encoded by the coding sequence ATGCAATCGACACCAGCGTCCGTCGCACAAGGCGGCGATTGGAATGCGCGCAAGGATGTGGAGGACACCAGTTCGTCCGACCTCAACCCGCAACAGCGGAACGAAGGCGATGAGATGGTCCATGATGCGCAGTTCGAACGGGTTCGCGCACGCCTCAAGGCGCAGCTCGGCCAGGAAATCTTTGCAAGTTGGTTCGGTCGTCTGAAGGTCGACTCCACGTCAAAGAGCGTCGTGCGGCTTTCCGTGCCGACCACGTTTCTCAAGTCATGGATCCAGAACCGTTATCTGGAGCTCATCTGCAAACTCTATCAAGAAGAGAATGCCGAGATCCTGCGCGTCGAGATCGTCGTGCGTTCCGCCACCCGGGCTTCACGTCCGATAATTGGGCAGAACACCGGAGAGGCCGCGGGCGCCGCGCAGATCGGCAATGCCATGAATCCGGTCCACATCCGCATTCCGTCGGCTGGTCCTGCACCTGCTTCGTCGCGCCGCCCTGCCCCAGGGTCCAATCCCGTGGTCGGTTCTCCGCTCGATGCCCGCTATACGTTTGAATCCTTCATCGAGGGGTCTTCGAACCGCGTGGCTCTTGCGGCGGCAAAGACGATCGCCGAGGCGGGCGCGGGCGCTGTGCGCTTCAATCCTCTCTTCGTTCATTCCAGCGTCGGGCTCGGAAAGACCCACCTGCTGCAGGCAATCGCATCGGCAGCTCTCGCCAGCCCGCGCAATCCGCGCGTGGTCTATCTGACGGCGGAATATTTCATGTGGCGGTTCGCCAGCGCCATTCGCGACAATGACGCGCTGTCTTTCAAGGACGCGTTGCGCAACATCGATCTCCTGATCATCGACGACATGCAGTTCCTGCAGGGCAAGTCGATCCAGAACGAGTTCTGCCATCTTCTCAACATGCTGCTCGACAGCGCCAAGCAGGTTGTCGTTGCCGCCGATCGGGCACCGTGGGAGCTGGAATCGCTGGACGCCCGCGTGCGCTCGCGCCTTCAGGGCGGGGTCGCCATCGAGATGGAAGGGCCTGATTACGAAATGCGCCTGGAAATCCTGCAGCAGCGGCTTGCCGCGGCGCAGGCAGAAGACCCATCCGTCGACATTCCGTTGCCGATCCTCGATCATGTGGCGCGCCACATCACCGCGAGCGGCCGCGAACTGGAAGGTGCCTTCAACCAGCTTCTCTTCCGTCGCTCCTTCGAGCCGAACCTCACGATCGAGCGGGTGGACGAGTTTCTTGGCCATCTGGTCAATGCCGGCGAGCCCAAGCGCGTCCGCATAGAAGACATTCAGAGGGTCGTTGCGCGCCACTACAATGTCTCGCGTCAGGAACTGGTTTCCAATCGCCGTACCCGCGTGATCGTCAAGCCGCGCCAGATCGCGATGTATCTGGCCAAGACGCTGACGCCGCGCTCGTTTCCGGAAATCGGCCGCCGCTTCGGCGGACGTGATCACACGACCGTTCTGCATGCCGTGCGCAAGATCGAAGATCTGATCGGAAAAGACACCAAGCTTTCCCATGAGGTCGAACTTCTGAAGCGTCTGATCAACGAATAG
- the ubiE gene encoding bifunctional demethylmenaquinone methyltransferase/2-methoxy-6-polyprenyl-1,4-benzoquinol methylase UbiE, producing MSDERATAQGGMDTSFGFKSVGSGEKQGMVDAVFHQVARRYDIMNDVMSAGMHRVWKDAMVTALNPPRHAGFKVLDVAGGTGDIAFRIVDASHRQAHATVLDINGSMLGVGQERAEKRNLSENVDFVEANAEDLPFGDAEFDAYTIAFGIRNVPDIAKALGEAHRVLKRGGRLLVLEFSEVQMPILDKVYDAWSFNGIPALGKAIAGDGEPYRYLVESIRKFPRQADFARMIEQAGFDRVRWTDYSGGIAALHSGWKL from the coding sequence ATGTCCGATGAGCGCGCAACGGCCCAAGGCGGCATGGATACTTCCTTCGGATTCAAATCCGTCGGCAGCGGCGAAAAACAGGGCATGGTCGATGCCGTTTTCCACCAGGTGGCCCGGCGCTACGACATCATGAACGATGTGATGTCGGCCGGCATGCACCGCGTCTGGAAGGACGCGATGGTGACGGCGCTCAACCCGCCGCGGCATGCCGGCTTCAAGGTGCTCGACGTGGCCGGCGGCACCGGCGATATCGCCTTCCGCATCGTCGACGCCTCGCACCGTCAGGCGCATGCAACCGTGCTCGACATCAATGGATCGATGCTGGGCGTCGGCCAGGAGCGCGCCGAGAAGCGAAACCTGTCCGAGAACGTCGATTTCGTGGAAGCCAACGCAGAGGACCTGCCGTTTGGCGACGCTGAGTTCGACGCCTATACGATCGCTTTCGGCATTCGAAACGTCCCCGATATCGCCAAGGCGTTGGGCGAGGCGCATCGCGTCCTGAAGCGTGGCGGCAGGCTTCTGGTCCTGGAATTCTCCGAGGTCCAGATGCCGATCCTCGACAAGGTCTACGACGCCTGGTCCTTCAATGGCATCCCGGCACTCGGCAAGGCGATCGCAGGTGACGGCGAACCCTACCGGTATCTGGTCGAATCCATCCGCAAATTCCCGCGTCAGGCAGATTTTGCGCGGATGATTGAGCAGGCAGGCTTCGATCGCGTCCGCTGGACCGATTATTCGGGCGGCATCGCGGCCTTGCATTCCGGCTGGAAGCTTTGA
- the dnaN gene encoding DNA polymerase III subunit beta, with translation MRVTLERSNLLKSLNHVHRVVERRNTIPILSNVLLRAEGASLSMRATDLDLEITEAAPAMVEQAGSTTVPAHLLYDIVRKLPDGAEVSLSMTGEKGQMSVSSSRSRFTLQCLPETDFPDLTAGAFSHTFRLPAETLRMLIARTQFAISTEETRYYLNGIYMHTVEDGDKLKLRAVATDGHRLARADIIAPSGAEGMPGIIIPRKTVGELQKLVDDPEVVVTVELSDAKIRFTIGSIVLTSKLIDGTFPDYQRVIPTGNDKELTIDCQSFAQAVDRVSTISSERGRAVKLAIRDGQLVLTVNNPDSGSATEELAVGYDNEPIEIGFNAKYLLDITSQLTGTEAVFMLADPGSPTLVRETSDDDALYVLMPMRV, from the coding sequence ATGCGTGTCACGCTCGAACGGTCGAACCTCTTGAAGTCGCTGAACCACGTTCACCGCGTGGTGGAACGGCGCAACACGATCCCGATCCTGTCGAACGTGCTGCTGCGAGCGGAGGGCGCAAGCCTTTCCATGCGCGCGACGGATCTCGACCTCGAAATCACCGAAGCCGCTCCCGCCATGGTCGAGCAGGCCGGATCGACCACCGTTCCCGCCCATCTTCTCTACGACATCGTGCGCAAGCTGCCGGATGGCGCCGAGGTTTCGCTGTCGATGACGGGCGAAAAGGGACAGATGAGCGTCTCGTCGAGCCGCTCACGCTTTACGCTGCAGTGCCTGCCCGAGACGGATTTTCCGGATCTGACGGCCGGTGCCTTCAGTCACACGTTCCGCCTGCCCGCGGAGACGCTGCGTATGCTGATTGCGCGCACCCAGTTCGCGATCTCGACGGAAGAGACCCGCTACTATCTGAACGGCATCTACATGCACACGGTCGAGGATGGCGACAAGCTCAAGCTGCGCGCCGTCGCGACCGACGGTCACCGGCTGGCGCGGGCCGATATCATTGCGCCCTCGGGCGCCGAGGGCATGCCGGGCATCATCATTCCGCGCAAGACCGTGGGTGAGCTGCAGAAGCTGGTCGACGATCCGGAAGTCGTCGTCACCGTCGAGCTGTCCGATGCCAAAATCCGTTTTACGATCGGCTCGATCGTTTTGACCTCCAAGCTGATCGACGGCACCTTCCCGGACTATCAGCGCGTCATCCCCACCGGGAACGACAAGGAACTGACGATCGACTGCCAATCCTTCGCGCAGGCCGTCGACCGCGTGTCGACGATTTCATCGGAGCGCGGGCGCGCCGTCAAGCTCGCCATCCGCGATGGTCAGCTGGTGCTGACGGTGAACAACCCGGATTCCGGTAGCGCGACGGAAGAGCTGGCCGTCGGCTACGACAACGAGCCGATCGAGATCGGCTTCAATGCGAAATATCTTCTCGATATCACAAGCCAGCTCACCGGCACCGAAGCCGTGTTCATGCTGGCAGATCCCGGTTCGCCGACGCTTGTGCGCGAAACCAGCGATGACGACGCGCTCTACGTTCTGATGCCGATGCGGGTTTGA
- the mutM gene encoding bifunctional DNA-formamidopyrimidine glycosylase/DNA-(apurinic or apyrimidinic site) lyase — protein MPELPEVETVRRGLAPAMEGRTIARVEQRRPDLRFPFPENFAARLQGRRIISLGRRAKYLLIELDDDAVVVAHLGMSGSFRMEAPGAHDPDKDTPGNFHRARSRLTQHDHVVFHLADEGEPLSVIYNDPRRFGFMTLIERKADLPVHPHFLGLGREPTGNDLDAAYLASRFAGKTAPLKAALLDQRVIAGLGNIYVCEALWRSRLSPRRAAGSLVTSGGKPGKRLEALSVAIRNVIADAIAAGGSSLRDYMQADGALGYFQHSFSVYDREGEPCRREACGGTVRRIVQSGRSTFFCPSCQR, from the coding sequence ATGCCGGAATTGCCAGAAGTGGAAACGGTGCGGCGCGGCCTGGCGCCCGCCATGGAAGGCCGTACCATCGCACGTGTCGAGCAGCGGCGGCCCGATCTCCGGTTTCCGTTTCCCGAAAACTTCGCCGCACGTCTTCAAGGCCGCCGCATCATTTCGCTCGGGCGGCGGGCGAAATATCTGCTGATCGAACTCGACGACGACGCTGTCGTCGTCGCGCATCTCGGCATGTCGGGGTCGTTCCGGATGGAGGCACCCGGTGCCCATGATCCGGATAAGGACACGCCCGGCAATTTTCATCGCGCGCGCTCGCGCCTCACCCAGCACGATCACGTCGTCTTCCATCTGGCGGACGAAGGGGAGCCGCTCTCCGTCATCTATAATGACCCACGCCGGTTCGGCTTCATGACCCTGATCGAGCGCAAGGCGGACCTGCCGGTTCACCCCCACTTTCTGGGCCTCGGGCGCGAGCCGACCGGCAATGATCTCGATGCAGCCTATCTCGCGTCGCGCTTTGCGGGAAAGACGGCTCCGCTCAAGGCCGCGCTTCTCGACCAGCGTGTCATCGCGGGGCTCGGCAATATCTATGTGTGCGAGGCGCTGTGGCGTTCCCGCCTGTCGCCGCGCCGGGCCGCCGGTTCGCTTGTGACGTCGGGTGGCAAGCCGGGCAAACGGCTTGAGGCGCTGAGCGTCGCCATTCGCAACGTGATCGCCGATGCCATCGCTGCCGGCGGCTCGTCGTTGCGCGATTACATGCAGGCTGACGGGGCGCTCGGCTATTTCCAGCACAGCTTTTCCGTCTACGATCGCGAGGGCGAGCCTTGCCGTCGCGAGGCTTGTGGCGGTACGGTCCGCCGCATCGTCCAAAGCGGGCGATCGACATTCTTCTGCCCCAGCTGCCAGCGGTGA
- the rpsT gene encoding 30S ribosomal protein S20 yields MANTTSAKKATRKMARRTLINKSRRSRVRTYVRKVEEAIASGDLQAAADAFKAAQPELMRAATKGVMHKNTASRKVSRLAARVKAISA; encoded by the coding sequence ATGGCCAATACCACTTCGGCGAAAAAAGCGACCCGCAAGATGGCGCGCCGCACCCTGATCAACAAGTCGCGCCGCTCGCGCGTTCGCACCTACGTCCGCAAGGTCGAAGAAGCGATCGCTTCCGGCGATCTGCAGGCAGCTGCCGATGCTTTCAAGGCGGCACAGCCCGAGCTGATGCGCGCTGCGACCAAGGGCGTGATGCACAAGAATACGGCATCGCGGAAAGTCTCGCGCCTGGCGGCCCGGGTCAAGGCGATCAGCGCCTAA